One window of Gloeothece citriformis PCC 7424 genomic DNA carries:
- a CDS encoding P-loop NTPase fold protein — protein MSNTEELKQLIVTYVNSKNTGYAIMINGEWGAGKTYFWKTVIEPYLTDIDKKTVYISLYGLDNLEQIINLISLELLPSYKNELTQAADSALNITLKFLNIDPGIKDKAVDLLREQKLSKNLSNFVLCFDDLERSSLNIQEIFGYINQFVEHYHFKTILICNEKEFKIKNSDYQQTKEKLIAYTFYFNPSLEERVNQLIQLTEHQEDFREYADLIISLIKASDTYNLRLIKIAFVIANTVFTYLKEFKEYENLPDTIKPEILIFIFSVNLEFRKGEADLNQLEQWVIKGYDFTDSILTQESTYLSKFIKQYYSQSNLVIPTPFLSIYNYLIKGYFNLDLFYQELDKFKGKHPSLKILFLEDIKLLSDEEFYQTAQDYLDELHSDQINQPILLIKLSNKLIKFSEMGLYNLSAEKIYNIFKDSIKRLEENSQLQYQDLKNEPFLFYHEPKSQYYHDFKEIIIEANTKIYQKQVTEKANKLINLLKNDPKIFFTEVQQYNDIPLFQSFDISQLFHLIINLKNQYIYQFYLL, from the coding sequence ATGAGTAATACTGAAGAACTGAAGCAATTAATTGTTACTTATGTTAACAGTAAAAATACAGGTTATGCCATTATGATTAATGGGGAGTGGGGGGCAGGTAAAACCTATTTTTGGAAAACTGTTATTGAACCTTATTTAACTGATATAGATAAAAAAACGGTTTATATTTCTCTTTATGGGTTAGATAATTTAGAACAAATTATCAATTTAATTAGTCTGGAGTTATTACCCTCTTATAAAAATGAATTAACTCAAGCGGCTGACTCAGCCTTAAATATCACCTTGAAATTTTTAAATATTGATCCAGGAATTAAAGATAAAGCAGTAGATTTACTGCGAGAGCAAAAGTTATCTAAAAATTTAAGTAATTTTGTTTTATGTTTTGATGATTTAGAAAGATCAAGTTTAAATATTCAAGAAATTTTCGGGTATATTAATCAATTTGTTGAGCATTATCATTTTAAAACGATTTTGATTTGTAATGAAAAAGAATTTAAAATTAAGAATTCTGACTATCAACAAACCAAAGAAAAGTTAATTGCTTATACATTCTATTTTAACCCCTCTTTAGAAGAAAGAGTTAATCAACTCATTCAATTAACTGAACATCAAGAAGATTTTAGAGAATATGCTGACTTGATTATTTCTTTAATTAAAGCGAGTGATACTTATAATCTTAGATTGATCAAAATTGCTTTTGTTATTGCTAATACAGTTTTTACCTATCTAAAAGAGTTTAAAGAGTATGAAAATTTACCCGACACCATTAAACCTGAGATTTTAATCTTTATTTTTAGTGTTAACTTAGAGTTTAGAAAAGGTGAAGCAGACTTAAACCAGCTTGAACAATGGGTAATCAAAGGATATGATTTTACTGACTCAATCTTAACTCAAGAGTCAACTTATTTATCAAAATTTATTAAACAATATTATAGTCAAAGTAATCTAGTTATCCCGACTCCTTTTTTATCGATTTATAATTACCTGATTAAAGGATATTTTAATTTAGATTTATTTTATCAAGAATTAGATAAATTTAAGGGTAAACATCCTAGCCTTAAAATTCTATTTTTAGAAGACATAAAACTTCTATCCGATGAAGAATTTTATCAAACAGCACAAGACTATTTAGATGAGTTACATTCAGATCAGATTAATCAACCTATTCTTTTAATTAAACTCTCAAATAAATTGATTAAGTTTTCAGAAATGGGTTTATATAATTTATCTGCTGAGAAAATTTATAATATTTTTAAAGATTCTATCAAACGTTTAGAAGAAAATAGTCAACTCCAGTATCAAGATTTAAAAAATGAGCCATTTTTATTTTACCATGAACCCAAAAGTCAATATTATCACGATTTTAAAGAGATAATTATAGAAGCTAATACAAAAATTTATCAAAAACAAGTCACTGAGAAAGCTAATAAATTAATTAATTTACTTAAAAATGATCCTAAGATTTTTTTTACAGAAGTGCAACAGTATAATGATATTCCTCTTTTTCAATCTTTTGATATTTCACAATTATTTCATTTAATTATTAACTTAAAAAATCAATATATTTATCAATTTTATTTATTATAA